Proteins from one Pirellulales bacterium genomic window:
- a CDS encoding GNAT family N-acetyltransferase, producing the protein MTAIVESERERLSASRCLARPVFRLRRLTSIGQLRAVAAAWDDLWHRSTATTPSARADAIAVWLETFAPTARLAFCVAEDTDGRLLAALPLVHHSHRGLPSLELPGNSWCPAGELLVDPHVEPDYLLPALWQAAARWPAAWVKFSHIDLHSPHWRLWLAALESAGGLEYRSDFGEVGLIDVEHNAEAYEASRSKNLRKQMRQIVRRLERDGGVALEVYDRLAVDEVEPLLRRGFAIEDRSWKGQAGSSVLRSPGVFEFFLRQAQGLAASGNLHLVFLVHRDQTLAFEYGWSAKGTYFSPKVGYDPAFAEYCPGQLLRWLLMERFQADPTRRSWDFSGPLAPATRRWITRSYPTATVRVVPGGLRALAARPLLAAYAKLRSARAAGAPVDAAHLAEPESD; encoded by the coding sequence ATGACGGCAATCGTCGAGTCTGAACGCGAACGGCTGTCGGCGTCCAGGTGTCTCGCGCGGCCCGTGTTTCGCTTGCGGCGCCTCACCTCGATCGGCCAGCTGCGCGCGGTGGCTGCGGCTTGGGACGATTTGTGGCATCGCAGTACGGCCACGACCCCCAGCGCCCGCGCCGATGCAATTGCCGTCTGGCTCGAGACCTTCGCGCCGACGGCTCGCCTCGCGTTCTGCGTGGCCGAAGATACGGATGGCCGGCTGCTGGCGGCCTTGCCGCTGGTGCACCACAGCCACCGTGGATTGCCGTCGCTCGAGCTGCCGGGAAACTCCTGGTGTCCGGCCGGCGAGTTGCTCGTCGATCCGCACGTCGAGCCGGACTACCTGCTACCTGCGCTCTGGCAGGCGGCCGCGCGCTGGCCCGCGGCCTGGGTCAAGTTTTCGCACATCGATCTCCATTCGCCGCACTGGCGTCTGTGGCTGGCCGCGCTCGAATCGGCCGGTGGCCTGGAATACCGGTCCGACTTCGGCGAAGTCGGGCTGATCGACGTCGAGCACAACGCGGAGGCGTACGAAGCCAGTCGCTCGAAGAACCTGCGCAAGCAAATGCGGCAGATCGTCCGCCGGCTGGAGCGCGACGGCGGCGTGGCGCTGGAAGTTTACGATCGGCTCGCGGTCGATGAGGTCGAACCGCTGCTGCGCCGTGGGTTCGCCATCGAAGACCGCAGTTGGAAGGGGCAAGCCGGCTCGTCGGTGCTGCGGTCGCCGGGGGTGTTCGAGTTTTTCCTGCGCCAGGCCCAGGGCCTGGCGGCATCGGGCAACTTGCATCTCGTGTTTCTCGTGCACCGCGATCAGACACTGGCCTTCGAGTACGGTTGGAGCGCCAAGGGGACTTATTTCTCACCGAAGGTCGGCTACGACCCGGCGTTTGCCGAGTATTGTCCTGGGCAGTTGCTGCGGTGGCTGTTGATGGAGCGCTTTCAGGCCGACCCGACTCGGCGGTCGTGGGATTTTTCCGGGCCTTTGGCGCCGGCCACGCGCCGCTGGATCACGCGCAGCTATCCGACGGCGACCGTACGCGTGGTACCAGGGGGCCTGCGTGCCCTGGCCGCACGGCCGCTGCTGGCCGCCTATGCAAAACTCCGCAGCGCTCGTGCGGCCGGCGCCCCGGTCGACGCCGCGCATCTCGCTGAGCCCGAGTCGGATTGA
- a CDS encoding SGNH/GDSL hydrolase family protein yields the protein MATTESHPPHDATILRPKWPLALWLAHLAVPAALIGHASAALSRTGASGVARWAVLAVCTAWLILGLALAALPRGRRWLVGVRWQLLLGCASLAISLLVVGESAVRMLSWRDVDGNRKFRTIVLKPLHLPLASTQQEIDRYLESSASTTIYDPDLGWAPRPRQASQWYAYNAAAIRVASPDHEFDPQPPPGNWRVALFGDSFTQGAEVEFADSWGAKLEQDLTAGGHPSEVLNFGVGGYGMDQALLRWQKQGRPLLPQIVVFGFQPENIDRNANLIRRLYQINSGNPLSKPRFILTPTGLQLLNRPCLPPEKLVETLRSLDRWELVRYEEYYRPGDYAPHLWQRSLLLQVVVELATRETGLEPARFALARPRIALALEIIRAFDREVRAAGSRFVVVHLPNSDHLAAMREQGALPYADLLAAIGRDVTLVRTEAALLDLANELPAEAMFRPAGHYGPQANALVARRVAETLIEPAAPAK from the coding sequence ATGGCCACCACCGAATCCCACCCGCCTCACGACGCAACGATCCTTCGGCCCAAGTGGCCGCTCGCGCTCTGGTTGGCGCACCTGGCCGTTCCGGCGGCACTGATCGGGCACGCCAGCGCCGCACTGTCGCGGACCGGCGCGAGCGGCGTTGCGCGTTGGGCCGTGCTGGCGGTGTGCACGGCGTGGTTGATCCTCGGGCTCGCGCTGGCCGCGCTGCCGCGCGGCCGCCGTTGGCTGGTCGGCGTGCGCTGGCAACTGCTGCTCGGCTGCGCGTCGCTGGCAATTTCACTGCTCGTCGTTGGCGAGTCGGCCGTGCGGATGCTGTCGTGGCGCGACGTCGACGGCAATCGCAAGTTTCGCACGATCGTGCTGAAACCCTTACATCTGCCGCTGGCATCGACGCAGCAGGAAATCGACCGTTATCTGGAAAGCAGCGCGAGCACGACGATTTACGATCCTGATCTCGGCTGGGCACCGCGTCCGCGCCAGGCCTCGCAGTGGTATGCCTATAACGCCGCGGCGATTCGCGTGGCTTCGCCGGACCACGAGTTCGATCCGCAGCCGCCGCCGGGCAACTGGCGCGTCGCCCTGTTTGGCGATTCCTTCACGCAAGGCGCGGAGGTCGAGTTCGCCGATTCGTGGGGAGCGAAGCTCGAGCAGGATCTAACCGCCGGGGGGCATCCGTCCGAGGTGCTCAATTTCGGCGTCGGCGGTTACGGCATGGACCAGGCGCTGCTGCGTTGGCAAAAACAAGGCCGGCCGTTGCTGCCGCAGATCGTCGTGTTCGGATTTCAGCCCGAGAATATCGACCGCAACGCCAACCTGATTCGCCGGCTCTACCAGATCAACAGCGGCAATCCGCTGTCGAAACCGCGCTTCATTCTGACGCCGACGGGCCTGCAACTGCTGAATCGCCCTTGCCTGCCACCGGAGAAACTCGTCGAGACGCTCCGAAGTCTCGACCGCTGGGAGCTGGTGCGCTACGAGGAGTATTACCGGCCCGGCGACTATGCGCCCCATCTCTGGCAGCGCAGCCTGCTGTTGCAGGTCGTGGTCGAACTCGCCACGCGCGAAACCGGCCTGGAGCCTGCGCGGTTCGCGCTGGCGCGGCCGCGGATCGCGCTGGCGCTCGAAATCATCCGCGCTTTCGATCGCGAGGTCCGCGCGGCGGGCTCCCGGTTCGTCGTCGTCCATTTGCCGAACAGCGATCACCTGGCCGCGATGCGCGAGCAAGGCGCGCTACCGTATGCCGATCTGCTCGCGGCGATCGGCCGCGACGTGACGTTGGTGCGCACCGAAGCGGCGCTCCTCGATTTGGCCAACGAGCTGCCGGCCGAAGCGATGTTTCGACCGGCCGGGCACTACGGACCCCAGGCGAACGCACTCGTGGCGCGGCGCGTGGCCGAGACGCTGATCGAGCCTGCCGCCCCGGCAAAGTAG
- a CDS encoding SGNH/GDSL hydrolase family protein, which yields MSLPTLSAGGSSAPRFVRASRWRRLVVVLLTFGVATLLAFGVVELFFRMFVPVMDVPYYFWDPVVGPRRVPFSEGRFINGTSVNTHFRFNQQGWNHPRNYSLPRYSGVKRVCILGDSFVEALHVEQQQSLFAVAEKIMSRHDRPVEWYAFGISGWGTAQQYEVLRHYALDYQPDVVVLLFVENDPLDSSPYLLPIEPQLCTYALDSDAKLVLMPAGYWQRPLWKRLLIESTVARYFVLQKNLLSRGQRDFQSVQGLQLREAAYSNALPRLPEAAEMPLEKRQQLTWLLIEKLLEAFRDRCREHQAQFVLAFRGNVWQIESALGDAKFEPLSEDTDPYCLAQSHGRMGEKFLQPICERLAIPYLDLTTPLRAWVKEHGQSHIFPDDNHYSEAGHAAAGEAIAAWIEQLWQQQAAEASSAGTTP from the coding sequence GTGTCGCTTCCTACCCTGTCCGCCGGCGGTTCGTCGGCACCACGTTTCGTTCGCGCCAGCCGCTGGCGTCGGCTGGTGGTGGTATTGCTGACCTTCGGGGTCGCCACGCTGCTGGCTTTCGGGGTGGTCGAGCTGTTCTTTCGCATGTTCGTCCCCGTGATGGACGTGCCGTACTACTTTTGGGACCCCGTGGTCGGGCCGCGGCGGGTGCCGTTCAGCGAGGGGCGGTTCATCAACGGGACATCCGTCAACACGCATTTCCGCTTCAATCAGCAAGGTTGGAACCACCCGCGCAATTACTCGTTGCCGAGGTATTCCGGTGTCAAGCGGGTTTGCATCTTGGGCGACTCGTTCGTCGAAGCGCTGCACGTCGAGCAACAACAGTCGTTGTTCGCCGTGGCTGAAAAGATCATGTCGCGGCACGACCGACCGGTCGAATGGTACGCGTTCGGGATCTCAGGCTGGGGGACGGCGCAGCAATACGAGGTGTTGCGCCACTACGCGCTCGACTATCAGCCCGACGTCGTGGTACTGCTGTTTGTCGAGAACGATCCGCTCGACAGCTCGCCCTATCTGCTGCCGATCGAGCCGCAGTTGTGCACCTATGCCCTCGACAGCGATGCCAAGCTCGTGCTAATGCCGGCCGGCTACTGGCAGCGCCCGTTGTGGAAGCGGTTGCTGATCGAATCGACCGTGGCCCGGTATTTCGTGCTGCAGAAGAACCTGTTGTCGCGCGGCCAGCGCGATTTCCAGTCGGTCCAGGGCTTGCAACTGCGCGAGGCGGCCTATTCGAACGCGCTGCCCCGGTTGCCCGAGGCGGCCGAGATGCCGCTGGAAAAGCGCCAGCAGCTCACCTGGTTGTTGATCGAGAAACTGCTCGAAGCATTCCGCGATCGCTGTCGCGAGCACCAAGCGCAGTTTGTGCTGGCCTTTCGCGGCAACGTTTGGCAGATCGAATCGGCCTTGGGCGACGCCAAGTTCGAGCCGTTGTCCGAGGATACCGATCCTTACTGTCTGGCCCAAAGCCACGGGCGCATGGGCGAAAAGTTCCTGCAGCCGATCTGCGAGCGGCTGGCGATCCCCTACCTCGACCTGACCACGCCGTTGCGAGCCTGGGTCAAGGAGCACGGCCAGTCGCACATCTTCCCCGACGACAATCACTACAGCGAAGCCGGCCACGCCGCGGCGGGTGAGGCGATCGCGGCTTGGATCGAACAACTATGGCAACAGCAAGCGGCCGAAGCCTCCAGCGCAGGAACGACGCCATGA
- a CDS encoding glycosyltransferase family 4 protein, which yields MSTISANPNVDDDAACAEARRPCVLNVSQNYYVRGGSDRYFFVLGELLAKHGHRVIPFTARQKQDLESPWTTYFPPGIDFARPGALDLARFVYSPRAAAAMRRMLAAERPDLAHLHIYYGQLTASILRPLVDAGVPVIQTLHDFKLVCPVYSLLSHGQICEACQGKHYWKAVAHRCNRGSLARSLLSATETYVSRWLGVIEHVDRFISVSRFQRDKLVELGVPAEKITVVLNFKDTDGIEPATNVGEYLLYFGRIEQLKGIYTLLEAAAQTPEVPLVLVGDGDAQPRVAEIIRDRKLTHVELRGFAHGEELFNLIRGSVATILPSEGYDNCPMSVLESLAFAKPVIGSRIGGIPELVDDGVDGFLVAPRDAEALADRLRWCWQHRREAVELGQAGRRKIEAQFNQELHYERVTDVYRQVLASRAAGRRS from the coding sequence ATGAGCACCATTTCGGCCAATCCGAACGTGGACGATGACGCCGCCTGCGCCGAGGCGCGGCGGCCCTGCGTCTTGAACGTCTCGCAGAACTATTACGTGCGTGGCGGCTCCGACCGTTACTTCTTCGTGCTCGGCGAGTTGCTCGCAAAGCACGGCCATCGAGTCATTCCATTCACGGCGCGACAAAAGCAGGATCTCGAGTCGCCCTGGACGACCTACTTTCCGCCGGGCATCGATTTTGCCCGGCCCGGCGCGCTCGACCTAGCACGGTTCGTCTATTCGCCGCGCGCTGCCGCGGCGATGCGGCGGATGCTCGCTGCCGAACGGCCCGATCTGGCGCATTTGCACATCTACTATGGCCAGTTGACCGCTTCGATTCTGCGGCCGCTGGTCGACGCGGGCGTGCCCGTCATACAGACGCTGCACGACTTCAAGCTGGTGTGCCCCGTCTATTCGCTGCTGTCGCACGGGCAGATTTGCGAGGCCTGCCAGGGGAAGCACTACTGGAAGGCCGTGGCCCATCGCTGCAATCGCGGTTCGCTGGCCCGGTCGCTGCTGAGCGCGACGGAGACGTACGTCTCGCGGTGGTTGGGCGTGATCGAGCATGTGGACCGGTTCATCTCGGTCAGCCGCTTTCAGCGCGACAAGTTGGTCGAGCTGGGGGTGCCGGCCGAGAAGATCACCGTGGTGCTGAATTTCAAAGACACCGACGGGATCGAGCCGGCCACGAACGTCGGCGAATACTTGCTCTATTTCGGCCGCATCGAACAGCTCAAGGGCATTTACACCCTGCTCGAGGCCGCCGCGCAGACGCCCGAGGTGCCGCTGGTCCTCGTGGGCGACGGCGACGCCCAGCCGCGCGTCGCCGAGATCATTCGCGACCGCAAGCTGACCCACGTCGAGCTGCGGGGCTTCGCCCATGGCGAGGAACTGTTCAATCTCATCCGGGGCAGCGTGGCCACGATTCTGCCGTCGGAGGGTTACGACAATTGCCCGATGTCGGTGCTCGAATCGTTGGCGTTTGCCAAGCCGGTGATCGGTTCGCGGATCGGTGGCATTCCCGAGCTGGTCGACGACGGCGTCGATGGGTTCCTGGTGGCCCCACGCGATGCCGAGGCCTTGGCCGATCGCCTGCGCTGGTGCTGGCAACATCGCCGCGAAGCAGTCGAGTTGGGCCAGGCCGGCCGGCGGAAGATCGAAGCGCAATTCAATCAAGAGCTGCACTACGAGCGTGTGACCGACGTCTATCGCCAGGTGCTCGCCTCACGTGCCGCGGGTCGGCGGTCCTAA
- a CDS encoding DUF1972 domain-containing protein: MSSTLNPTDSAPQTFEPPQAPQAAVASVVDPPARSCRQLSILGTRGIPAQHGGFETFAQRLALHMVGRGCEVTVYCQGEPGSTPGESTWRGVRLINIPIGRTDAWGTIQFDWHAARRAAREGGTLLTLGYNTAAFSLWHILGRRSHLINMDGLEWQRQKWSRPQQAWLWFNERLACWWGNHLIADHPEIRTHLLTRAASDKITVIPYGADEVREADISPLARLGLQSRGYVLVIARPEPENLVREIVAAFSRRPRGQRLVVLGKFRPGESAYHRQVLEAASDEVLFPGAIYDPGVVASLRYYARLYVHGHTVGGTNPALVEALGAGCPVLAHDNRFNRWVAGPEAAYFADADAAATTFDELLADDVRLAHMRTASYERHAAEFTWARVLGEYERLLDAWS, encoded by the coding sequence ATGTCGTCGACTTTGAACCCCACCGACTCCGCGCCGCAGACATTCGAGCCGCCGCAAGCGCCTCAGGCGGCGGTTGCGTCGGTGGTCGATCCGCCCGCGCGCAGTTGCCGGCAGTTGTCGATCCTCGGCACCCGGGGGATCCCTGCGCAGCACGGCGGCTTCGAGACGTTCGCGCAGCGCTTGGCACTGCACATGGTCGGCCGCGGCTGTGAGGTGACGGTCTACTGCCAGGGTGAGCCGGGCAGCACGCCCGGCGAGAGCACCTGGCGCGGTGTACGACTGATCAATATCCCGATCGGCCGCACCGATGCCTGGGGGACGATCCAGTTCGATTGGCACGCTGCCCGCCGCGCCGCGCGCGAAGGCGGTACGCTGCTCACGTTGGGCTACAACACCGCAGCATTCTCGCTCTGGCACATCCTCGGGCGGCGCAGCCACCTGATCAACATGGACGGCCTGGAATGGCAGCGCCAGAAGTGGAGCCGCCCGCAGCAAGCCTGGCTGTGGTTCAACGAGCGGCTGGCCTGCTGGTGGGGCAATCACCTGATTGCCGACCATCCCGAAATCCGCACCCATCTGCTCACCCGGGCCGCCTCGGACAAGATCACGGTCATTCCGTACGGCGCCGACGAAGTCCGCGAAGCCGACATCTCGCCGTTGGCGCGGCTCGGGCTGCAAAGCCGGGGCTATGTGCTGGTCATCGCGCGCCCGGAACCGGAAAACTTGGTTCGCGAAATCGTGGCCGCGTTTTCGCGGCGGCCCCGCGGGCAGCGGCTGGTCGTTCTGGGCAAGTTCCGGCCCGGCGAAAGCGCCTACCATCGTCAGGTGCTCGAGGCGGCGAGCGACGAGGTGCTATTTCCCGGGGCGATTTACGATCCCGGAGTGGTCGCGTCGCTGCGGTATTACGCCCGGCTCTATGTGCACGGCCACACCGTCGGCGGTACGAACCCGGCGCTGGTCGAGGCTCTCGGGGCTGGGTGTCCGGTGTTGGCGCATGACAACCGCTTCAACCGCTGGGTCGCTGGCCCAGAGGCCGCTTATTTCGCAGACGCCGATGCGGCGGCCACGACGTTCGACGAACTGCTGGCCGACGACGTCCGGCTGGCCCACATGCGTACCGCCAGCTACGAGCGGCACGCAGCCGAGTTCACCTGGGCCCGCGTGCTGGGCGAATACGAGCGGCTGCTGGACGCGTGGAGCTGA
- a CDS encoding sugar transferase, translating to MTIEHSDTLLADPRHFDATDLAAHEIVRKPRWRTATPSTRQRIALFFQQCEHGDTEALLVQPRGNLSLGYQAVKRVLDICGALIALALFAPIMLSAFVALCFTTKGRPLYAQTRVGRCGRPFRMYKFRSMRQDADQIQCQIVNEKDGPIFKNRRDPRITRIGRFIRSTSIDEMPQLFNVLLGDMSLVGPRPPVPKEVVEYRPWQLARLSVKPGLTCLWQVSGRSEVGFEDWVRMDIWYIQNQSLWTDVQLLWRTPLSVLSRRGAY from the coding sequence ATGACGATCGAGCACTCAGACACACTCCTTGCAGACCCCCGACATTTCGACGCGACGGACCTCGCCGCCCACGAAATTGTGCGGAAGCCGCGGTGGCGCACCGCGACTCCCAGCACCAGGCAGCGCATTGCTTTGTTCTTTCAGCAATGCGAGCACGGCGACACCGAAGCGTTACTCGTGCAGCCGCGCGGGAACCTCAGCCTCGGCTACCAGGCCGTGAAGCGGGTCCTCGACATTTGCGGCGCGCTGATTGCGCTGGCGCTATTCGCGCCGATCATGCTGTCGGCTTTCGTCGCGCTGTGCTTCACGACGAAGGGACGCCCCCTGTATGCCCAGACGCGCGTCGGCCGCTGCGGTCGCCCGTTCCGGATGTACAAGTTCCGCTCGATGCGGCAGGACGCCGACCAGATCCAGTGCCAGATCGTCAACGAGAAGGACGGCCCGATCTTCAAGAACCGCCGCGACCCGCGGATCACGCGGATCGGCCGGTTCATTCGCTCGACCAGCATCGACGAGATGCCGCAGTTGTTCAACGTGCTGCTGGGCGACATGTCGCTCGTCGGCCCGCGCCCGCCGGTGCCGAAGGAAGTGGTCGAGTATCGGCCCTGGCAGCTCGCCCGACTGTCGGTCAAGCCTGGACTGACGTGCCTCTGGCAGGTCAGCGGCCGCAGCGAAGTCGGCTTTGAGGACTGGGTCCGCATGGACATCTGGTACATCCAGAACCAGAGCCTGTGGACCGACGTGCAACTGCTGTGGCGCACGCCGCTGAGCGTGCTCAGCCGCCGCGGGGCGTACTAA
- a CDS encoding O-antigen ligase family protein, with product MEILLIIAAVAGMVWGAAFLLRGSLLWGLLLMLLLCTCFGWYFYTVDAGPITLTSDRLWIVLLTGAFVVQRKLGKIPARRITTDEIVLLGFLGVLTLSTVLGMSSGLAQSDVPTYWRLIAGYYMPATMYWIGRRIPLSARDVNLVLAAMGLFGLYLGVTAIAEVTQQWWAVFPKYIANPKVGLHFGRARGPMCQQPTGGMYIVACFLAALLWLPQLKRRPLQLLLAALLPIYLAGIYFSLTRSVWIGLVVGLLIVLFLVLRGAWKPLVLGSMIFVGLFAAVTMSDKFVGLKREESAEQAAQSAGLRVSFAYVSWQMFLDKPFLGCGFGNFTQAKLPYLDDHSVELKLQEIRTLSHHNTFLSVLTETGLIGLVCFLSLLFVFTRSGWKAWRDPATPDWAKPLCVLFLGTMGAYASQLAFHDLTYTPMESTLIYTLAGLVASIRTRSHVPGELGQQMWDRALERPEPITDDSWDLPTGASTR from the coding sequence ATGGAAATCCTGCTGATCATCGCCGCCGTGGCCGGGATGGTTTGGGGAGCGGCCTTTTTGCTGCGTGGGTCGCTATTGTGGGGCCTGTTGCTGATGCTGCTGTTGTGCACGTGCTTCGGCTGGTACTTCTACACCGTCGACGCCGGGCCGATCACTCTCACCAGCGACCGGTTGTGGATCGTGCTGCTCACCGGCGCCTTCGTCGTCCAGCGCAAGCTGGGCAAGATCCCCGCGCGGCGGATCACAACCGACGAAATCGTGCTGCTGGGGTTCCTCGGCGTGCTGACCTTGAGCACTGTCCTGGGCATGTCGAGCGGCCTGGCGCAATCAGACGTGCCGACCTACTGGCGGTTGATCGCCGGCTACTACATGCCCGCGACGATGTATTGGATCGGCCGGCGCATTCCGCTGAGCGCACGCGACGTGAATCTCGTCCTGGCCGCGATGGGGCTGTTCGGCCTGTACCTCGGCGTGACCGCCATCGCCGAAGTTACCCAGCAGTGGTGGGCCGTTTTTCCCAAATACATCGCCAATCCGAAGGTCGGCCTGCACTTCGGGCGGGCCCGCGGACCGATGTGCCAGCAGCCGACCGGCGGCATGTACATCGTGGCCTGTTTCCTGGCGGCGCTGCTGTGGCTGCCGCAGCTCAAGCGACGCCCGCTGCAGCTATTGCTGGCGGCGCTCTTGCCGATTTACCTGGCGGGCATCTATTTCAGCCTGACGCGCAGCGTCTGGATCGGCCTGGTCGTGGGCCTGCTCATCGTGTTGTTCCTGGTGCTGCGCGGCGCCTGGAAGCCGTTGGTGTTGGGTTCGATGATCTTCGTCGGCCTGTTCGCCGCGGTGACGATGAGCGACAAGTTCGTGGGACTGAAGCGCGAAGAATCGGCGGAACAGGCGGCCCAGTCGGCCGGCCTGCGCGTCAGCTTCGCGTATGTCTCGTGGCAGATGTTTCTCGACAAGCCCTTCCTGGGTTGTGGCTTCGGCAACTTCACGCAGGCCAAGTTGCCGTATCTCGATGATCACAGCGTCGAGCTCAAGCTGCAGGAGATTCGCACGCTGTCGCACCACAACACGTTTCTCAGCGTGTTGACCGAGACCGGCCTGATCGGTCTGGTGTGTTTCCTGTCGCTGCTGTTTGTGTTCACGCGCTCGGGCTGGAAAGCCTGGCGCGACCCGGCGACTCCGGACTGGGCGAAACCGTTGTGCGTGCTGTTCCTGGGTACGATGGGCGCCTACGCGAGCCAGTTGGCATTCCACGATCTGACCTACACGCCGATGGAAAGCACGCTGATCTACACGCTCGCGGGCCTGGTGGCCTCGATTCGGACGCGGTCGCACGTGCCGGGCGAACTAGGCCAGCAAATGTGGGATCGCGCGCTCGAGCGGCCTGAGCCCATCACGGACGACTCTTGGGACCTGCCCACCGGGGCCAGCACTCGCTAG
- a CDS encoding GNAT family N-acetyltransferase produces the protein MHLVRYHAFDALEPLASEWNALARGVPFRRWEWLSQWWLAYGVDHPDRELYVICVFDAAGHLAAVAPWYIEALPVEGRVVQFLGNEAACSDYLTVLCDARHEAPVARALADWLSTQRTSLSEWLNDAHADSWDTIHLDGVDAEDRIVLALVDELACLGHHIHRGPGVNCWRLPLAPTWDAWLAGLSKNSRRMMRKSRQRLAETPSLEMRTLDTVGDLRAGLDVLMRLHQARWQRLGEPGCFGSAQFAGFFSSVTRNLLESGAVRLQWLELHGKPIAADYFLLGQDVAYLYQGGMHPDFLHWEPGRLSLVAGIEWAIGAGYRAVDLLRGDEPYKAHYQAFPRPSMNHRVVAAKMGAQARHSAWRAGGWLKGWIKDLLRTPEPT, from the coding sequence ATGCACCTGGTTCGCTACCACGCTTTCGACGCCCTCGAGCCCCTGGCCAGCGAGTGGAACGCCCTTGCGCGCGGCGTGCCCTTTCGGCGTTGGGAATGGCTGAGTCAATGGTGGTTGGCCTATGGAGTTGACCACCCTGACCGCGAACTGTACGTGATCTGCGTCTTCGATGCGGCGGGCCATTTGGCTGCCGTTGCCCCCTGGTATATCGAGGCACTGCCCGTCGAAGGACGCGTGGTGCAGTTCTTGGGCAACGAGGCGGCCTGCTCGGATTACTTGACGGTGCTGTGCGATGCGCGGCACGAAGCGCCCGTGGCGCGTGCGCTGGCCGACTGGCTCAGCACACAGCGCACCTCGCTCAGCGAATGGCTGAACGACGCGCATGCCGACTCGTGGGACACGATCCATCTCGACGGGGTCGATGCCGAAGATCGCATCGTGCTGGCCCTTGTCGATGAACTAGCCTGCCTCGGACATCACATTCATCGCGGCCCTGGCGTGAATTGCTGGCGCCTGCCGCTCGCGCCGACGTGGGATGCATGGCTCGCCGGCCTCAGCAAGAATTCGCGACGCATGATGCGCAAGTCCCGGCAACGGCTGGCCGAAACGCCGTCGCTCGAGATGCGCACCTTGGATACCGTCGGCGACTTGCGTGCGGGTCTCGACGTGTTGATGCGCCTGCATCAAGCGCGCTGGCAGCGCCTCGGCGAGCCGGGATGCTTTGGGTCGGCGCAGTTCGCCGGATTCTTCTCGTCTGTGACCCGCAACCTGCTGGAAAGCGGCGCGGTACGGCTGCAGTGGCTCGAGCTGCATGGCAAGCCGATCGCGGCCGACTACTTCCTGTTGGGTCAGGACGTGGCGTATCTCTACCAAGGCGGCATGCATCCCGATTTCCTGCATTGGGAACCAGGCCGCCTGTCGCTGGTCGCCGGAATCGAATGGGCCATCGGCGCGGGCTATCGTGCGGTCGATCTGCTCCGCGGCGATGAACCGTATAAGGCTCACTACCAGGCCTTCCCGCGGCCGAGCATGAACCATCGCGTGGTAGCGGCCAAGATGGGCGCCCAAGCGCGGCATTCGGCCTGGCGAGCCGGCGGCTGGCTCAAGGGTTGGATCAAAGACCTGTTACGGACGCCGGAGCCCACCTGA